A portion of the Streptomyces sp. NBC_00376 genome contains these proteins:
- a CDS encoding GntR family transcriptional regulator, translating to MPQTPKISPGPAFAPDSLVLNRKLPLWYQVSQSLRASILGRAKDASARLPTEEQLAAHYGVSVLTMRQALKELETEGLISRHRRRGTFIEPRARRVSPVRLLGSIDAIVAQQSGERTSVLGHGPVPVPGELTEYFPDCAELVSYRRLRRDGDSDEPTNWAENVVRPEVADRLDVADLERWPMTKVLRDRVGVRIARITDTVEARLADPATAELLRVPLLSPILFYTGVTYDESGQVVDVAQIRYRGDRFSFSVTVEAH from the coding sequence GTGCCTCAGACGCCCAAGATCTCCCCGGGGCCGGCCTTCGCCCCCGACTCGCTGGTGCTCAACCGCAAGCTGCCGCTGTGGTACCAGGTCTCGCAGTCCCTGCGCGCCTCGATACTGGGTCGCGCCAAGGACGCATCGGCGCGGCTGCCGACCGAGGAACAGCTCGCCGCGCACTACGGCGTCAGCGTCCTGACGATGCGCCAGGCGCTCAAGGAGCTGGAGACGGAAGGGCTGATCAGCAGGCACCGGCGGCGCGGCACCTTCATCGAGCCGCGTGCCCGCCGGGTGTCGCCGGTCCGGCTGCTGGGTTCGATCGACGCGATCGTGGCCCAGCAGTCGGGCGAGCGGACCTCGGTGCTCGGCCACGGCCCGGTCCCCGTGCCGGGGGAGCTCACCGAGTACTTCCCCGACTGCGCCGAGCTGGTCAGCTACCGCCGGCTGCGCCGCGACGGGGACAGCGACGAACCCACCAACTGGGCGGAGAACGTGGTGCGTCCGGAGGTCGCGGACCGTCTGGACGTCGCCGATCTCGAACGCTGGCCGATGACCAAGGTGCTGCGCGACCGCGTCGGCGTCCGTATCGCGCGCATCACCGACACCGTCGAGGCACGCCTGGCCGACCCGGCCACCGCCGAACTCCTCCGGGTCCCGCTGCTGAGCCCGATCCTGTTCTACACGGGCGTGACGTACGACGAGAGCGGCCAGGTGGTCGACGTGGCGCAGATCCGCTACCGGGGCGACCGGTTCTCCTTCTCGGTCACCGTGGAGGCGCACTGA
- the hmgA gene encoding homogentisate 1,2-dioxygenase has protein sequence MSGIEQARKTAEALEHSAGFGNQHSSEAVAGALPHGRNSPQRAPLGLYAEQLSGSAFTEPRAHNRRSWLYRIRPSAAHPPFVRIGNGTIRTAPFTESVPDPNRLRWDPLPEPAAGTDFLAGLWTLGGNGDAAQRTGMAVHLYHADSSMTDRVFSDSDGELLIVPERGGLLLRTELGLLRAEPGHVALIPRGVRFRVELLDATARGYVCENYGQPFTLPDLGPIGANGLANARDFLAPVAAYEDDDRPVEVINKFCGNLWSATYDHSPLDVVAWHGNHTPYVYDLRRFNVIGSISYDHPDPSIFTVLTSPSDTPGLAGVDFVVFAPRWLVGEDTFRPPYFHRNVMSEYMGLIEGAYDAKTAGKGGFVPGGGSLHNMMSAHGPDRETFDRASEAELKPQKIEDGLAFMFETRWPVTATEQAATAGHLQHGYDDVWQGLSRNFRP, from the coding sequence ATGAGCGGCATCGAGCAGGCGAGGAAGACGGCGGAGGCACTGGAGCATTCCGCCGGTTTCGGCAATCAGCACAGCTCGGAGGCGGTGGCGGGGGCACTGCCACACGGCCGCAACTCCCCCCAGCGGGCGCCCCTCGGGCTCTACGCGGAGCAGCTGAGCGGCTCGGCCTTCACCGAACCCCGCGCCCACAACCGCCGTTCCTGGCTCTACCGGATCCGCCCGTCGGCCGCGCATCCCCCGTTCGTCCGCATCGGCAACGGAACGATCCGGACCGCCCCGTTCACCGAATCCGTGCCCGACCCCAACCGGCTGCGCTGGGACCCGCTCCCCGAGCCCGCGGCCGGGACGGACTTCCTGGCGGGCCTGTGGACCCTGGGCGGAAACGGCGACGCGGCTCAGCGCACCGGCATGGCCGTGCATCTCTACCACGCCGATTCGTCGATGACGGACCGGGTGTTCAGCGACTCGGACGGCGAACTGCTGATCGTCCCCGAGCGCGGCGGCCTGCTGCTCCGTACCGAACTCGGCCTGCTGCGCGCCGAACCGGGGCACGTCGCGCTGATCCCGCGCGGCGTCCGCTTCCGCGTGGAGCTGCTCGACGCCACCGCCCGCGGCTATGTCTGCGAGAACTACGGCCAGCCGTTCACCCTCCCCGACCTCGGCCCGATCGGCGCCAACGGCCTGGCGAACGCCCGGGACTTCCTCGCCCCGGTCGCCGCGTACGAGGACGACGACCGCCCGGTGGAGGTGATCAACAAGTTCTGCGGGAACCTCTGGTCGGCGACCTACGACCACTCGCCCCTCGATGTGGTCGCCTGGCACGGCAACCACACCCCGTACGTCTACGACCTGCGCCGGTTCAATGTGATCGGCTCGATCAGCTACGACCACCCCGACCCGTCGATCTTCACGGTGCTGACGTCGCCGTCCGACACCCCCGGCCTGGCCGGGGTCGACTTCGTCGTCTTCGCGCCGCGCTGGCTGGTCGGCGAGGACACCTTCCGGCCGCCGTACTTCCACCGCAATGTGATGAGCGAGTACATGGGCCTGATCGAGGGCGCGTACGACGCGAAGACGGCAGGCAAGGGCGGCTTCGTCCCGGGCGGCGGCTCGCTCCACAACATGATGTCGGCGCACGGCCCGGACCGGGAGACCTTCGACCGCGCCAGCGAGGCGGAGCTGAAGCCGCAGAAGATCGAAGACGGCCTCGCCTTCATGTTCGAGACCCGCTGGCCGGTGACGGCGACGGAGCAGGCGGCGACCGCCGGACACCTTCAGCACGGTTACGACGACGTGTGGCAGGGTCTGAGCCGCAACTTCAGGCCGTAG